Proteins found in one Planococcus citri chromosome 2, ihPlaCitr1.1, whole genome shotgun sequence genomic segment:
- the LOC135836836 gene encoding Bardet-Biedl syndrome 7 protein homolog: MELHRVDYTILGLTSKKCMKLLPSTGTKFTQKVVVGDQEGITQIFFVKKGEIQITFKSLPSAPVSNIVLGGSMGTTQDKIFVSSDNIVRGFTKKGKIFLNFETQLLENIKCMYVCGNDLIVSGVHNYHHYHDCKLVDSYTCSDIINDIITLNVAKVRRLTAVLACADQILRVLDGSVVTQSLALPNSPTALHLMNGDGGSTGDHVLVGMQEGQIYLVQITRSNSTIIKWILENENRKSEVTCMTSFDLMKTGIPDIIIGRHDGNIEVYTMIQHDEVTNEFKPPVEKFCYSGNESITSIQGGYVGNVNFEEIIVTTYTGWLFGLTTEVPEKQVTNDANDLNYGFSREEKQKILKLKSEIEDLEVRITKEREKYLAFTQEDSAAISRLPYLTINDKMMLQKDDATYFVMLESETNIDNILIQCDIPIKLLDVDKNSAVVSYSKCDPESGNSVLATYRCQLNTVRLELKFYVDEGQKGTLQAYVTPLTQPKCCQVRKFPIKPLALHCRVHTTETERFYNSLQLKGTFSVAEMHTWVTQCLPELPEKPPDEEKITYTFKSALVDTVLECVYSRGEAEFKSDNISTISILRDILSKEATKKKIKLDISSTTNEQSIITTLQSLNIKLEKYYKLHQQTMLLDALKDIDAAQTEPLQNNLIPEYKDILEKEKDIQAQLKQRPFYLERLQSAVLNLFLDWHKFKGINIKPKLAAFNNTLKNKYSYQEICSYFSL; this comes from the exons ATGGAGCTGCATAGAGTTGATTACACGATTTTGGGATTAACTTCGAAAAAATGCATGAAACTGTTACCATCAACTGGGacaaaattcactcaaaaa GTTGTAGTTGGGGATCAGGAAGGTATCACTCagatatttttcgtcaaaaaaggaGAAATACAAATCACTTTCAAAAGCTTGCCAAGTGCTCCTGTATCGAATATCGTCTTGGGAGGATCAATGG GAACGACTCAAGATAAAATATTTGTTTCTTCGGATAATATTGTTCGTGGATTtactaaaaaagggaaaatatttctaaattttgaaactcagcTATTGGAAAATATCAAATGCAT GTACGTTTGTGGAAATGATTTAATCGTTTCAGGAGTTCATAATTATCATCATTATCACGACTGCAAATTGGTGGATTCTTACACATGCAGTGACATCATCAACGACATTATTACGTTGAACGTGGCAAAG GTGAGACGGTTAACAGCTGTGCTAGCCTGCGCCGATCAAATTCTGAGAGTACTAGATGGATCTGTTGTGACTCAATCTTTAGCCCTGCCAAATAGTCCTACAGCTTTGCATTTAATGAACGGAGATGGAGGTAGTACAGGTGATCATGTATTGGTAGGAATGCAAGAAGGACAAATTTATCTCGTTCAAATCACAAG GTCGAATTCAACGATCATTAAATGGATCTTGGAGAATGAAAATCGTAAATCTGAAGTCACTTGTATGACTAGCTTTGATTTGATGAAAACTGGTATTCCTGATATCATTATTGGAAGACACGATGGCAACATAGAAGTGTACACAATGATTCAACACGATGAAGTAACAAATGAATTCAAACCTCCagtggagaaattttgttat AGTGGAAACGAAAGTATAACATCAATACAAGGTGGCTACGTTGGTaatgtgaattttgaagaaattatagTGACAACTTACACAG GATGGTTATTTGGATTGACCACAGAAGTACCAGAAAAACAGGTTACAAACGATGCAAACGATTTAAATTACGGGTTCTCAAgggaagaaaaacaaaaaatcctcAAACTCAA GTCTGAAATAGAAGATCTTGAAGTGAGAATCACCAAAGAGCGAGAAAAATATCTGGCATTTACTCAAGAAGATTCCGCAGCTATTTCCAGACTACCTTATCTCACCATTAATGATAAA ATGATGTTGCAAAAAGATGATGCTACCTATTTCGTCATGTTGGAAAGTGAAACCAACATTGATAATATTCTCATCCAATGCGATATTCCTATTAAACTTTTAGACGTTGACAAAAATTCAGCAGTTGTCAGCTACAGTAAATGTGATCCTGAA AGCGGAAATTCCGTATTGGCAACTTACCGATGTCAATTAAACACCGTacgtttggaattgaaattttacgtcGACGAAGGCCAAAAGGGCACTTTACAAGCATACGTTACTCCGCTAACACAACCGAAATGCTGCCAAGTCAGGAAATTTCCTATTAAACCTTTAGCTTTGCATTGCAGAGTGCATACGACTGAGACTGAAAG attttataaTTCACTGCAGTTGAAAGGCACATTTAGCGTAGCAGAAATGCATACATGGGTCACACAGTGTTTACCAGAATTGCCTGAAAAACCAccagatgaagaaaaaattacgtacacTTTCAAGTCAGCTTTGGTTGACACGGTTTTAGAATGTGTTTATTC ACGAGGAGAAGCCGAATTCAAATCCGATAATATTTCCACCATTTCCATTCTGAGAGACATTTTATCGAAAGAAGCCACgaagaagaaaatcaaattgGATATTTCGTCCA CTACAAATGAGCAAAGTATAATCACAACTCTTCAATCTTTGaatataaaattagaaaaatattataaattacaCCAACAAACGATGCTCTTGGATGCTTTAAAAGATATAGACGCTGCTCAAACAGAGCCATTGCAGAATAATTTGATTCCAGAATACaaagatattttagaaaaagagAAAGACATTCAGGCTCAATTGAAACAACGACCATTTTACCTCGAAAGACTTCAAA GCGCAGTATTAAATCTATTTTTGGATTGGCATAAATTTAAAGGGATAAACATAAAACCCAAATTAGCAGCGTTCAAcaacacattgaaaaataagtacagTTACCAAGAAATATGTTCCTATTTTTCATTATAA
- the LOC135836833 gene encoding probable cytochrome P450 6a13 translates to MEDPNSPILRMARKIFQFRFKTIFRHAIPHPPKLLLKMFKLSYMDEEVQDFFMTTMRKAINLRKRSLNPRNDLVTILLFNKNRHISENPDLDQEKMSNGEHNEPIEEETTMEFKVAQCYVFFAAGFETTSSALSYLMMELALNRSIQNKVREEIIEILQKYNGEITNDSVREMTYTDMVISEGLRLHAPAVILIRKCTKEYQIPNSKAIIPEKMLVVASVLGLHKDPRYYEKPDEFYPEHFTEEAKNNRPSCAYIPFGEGPRACIGERFAKFEIKLAVIHMIKDYVFEISPKMKFPLEYAHDMKLGLMAPRGGIWLQCKKYEMQKPLTSYTSYEEKLDLLDLDSLDSMAE, encoded by the exons ATGGAAGATCCCAATTCTCCAATTCTAAGAATggcgagaaaaatttttcaatttag ATTTAAAACTATTTTTCGCCACGCCATTCCCCATCCACCgaaacttttattgaaaatgttcaaactttCATACATGGACGAAGAAGTTCAAGATTTCTTTATGACAACAATGAGAAAAGCAATCAACTTGAGGAAACGAAGTCTGAATCCCAGAAATGATCTAGTCACTATATtattattcaacaaaaatagACATATTTCAGAAAATCCGGATTTAGATCaggaaaaaatgagtaatgGAGAACACAATGAGCCAATTGAAGAAG aaaCAACAATGGAGTTCAAGGTTGCCCAATGCTATGTATTTTTCGCAGCAGGTTTTGAAACCACTTCTTCGGCATTATCATACCTTATGATGGAACTCGCCCTAAACCGATCCATTCAGAATAAAGTAAGGGAAGAAATcatcgaaattcttcaaaaatataacGGCGAAATAACCAACGACAGCGTAAGGGAGATGACTTATACTGATATGGTTATTTCAG AAGGTTTACGTCTTCATGCTCCGGCCGTAATTCTGATTAGGAAATGTACGAAAGAATACCAGATACCCAACAGCAAAGCAATcattccagaaaaaatgttagTAGTAGCTTCTGTTCTTGGATTACACAAAGATCCGAGATATTACGAAAAACCAGATGAATTCTACCCCGAGCACTTTACCGAAGAAGCAAAAAATAATAGACCATCATGCGCGTATATTCCATTCGGAGAAGGACCTCGCGCCTGTATAG GTGAACGATTTgctaaatttgaaatcaaactcGCCGTCATCCACATGATAAAagattatgtttttgaaatttcgcccAAAATGAAGTTTCCACTGGAGTATGCTCACGATATGAAACTTGGCTTAATGGCTCCTCGTGGTGGTATTTGGTTGCAATGCAAAAAGTACGAAATGCAAAAACCTTTGACTAGCTATACATCGTATGAAGAGAAACTTGATTTACTCGATTTAGATTCACTCGATTCGATGGctgaataa
- the LOC135836830 gene encoding protein roadkill-like, producing MPNTKNNCCIPLMGPDGDIVRNWSSIEPKVDMATYIWIIHRYSFYEQNGEDLRSPLFTAPTNDRCKWYLQLKFNNKVGENKNYIQIRIGLDPAGECKKAFAELSMFLLNEERKNPFERTGKDPRKFECGIKADWGFAKFITKASLRSTHEEFLRNNKLTIYCKVTFSEEEDFNNSSNIITESSQIRQRVVNDLSEDLGRLYKDGHLTDVTLSVNGKHFQAHKNILSARSSVFSAMFKHDTIENQNNQVDIVDIDEEIMEEMLYYMYTGNVHNLDGMAERLLKAADKYEIKGLKAVCEDTLLQNLAVENAVDYLVLADFQNAHDLKLNVISFIVEKSTEVMRTKAWDNLVPSNPYLIDEVCKALSLQRRLSL from the coding sequence ATGCCCAACACGAAAAATAACTGCTGCATTCCACTGATGGGTCCAGATGGAGATATCGTTAGAAACTGGTCCAGTATTGAACCCAAAGTAGATATGGCGACTTATATATGGATAATTCACCGTTACAGTTTCTACGAACAGAATGGAGAAGATCTGCGCTCACCGCTATTCACTGCGCCTACCAATGACCGATGTAAATGGTACTTACAGTTGAAATTCAACAATAAAgttggtgaaaataaaaattatattcaaataCGAATAGGTTTGGATCCTGCCGGTGAATGTAAAAAAGCATTTGCTGAACTTAGTATGTTTCTTTTGAATGAAGAACGAAAAAATCCTTTTGAAAGAACTGGTAAAGATCCTAGAAAATTTGAATGTGGAATCAAAGCTGATTGGGGATTTGCAAAGTTCATTACAAAAGCTAGTCTTCGTTCAACACACGAGGAATTCTTACGAAACAACAAATTAACGATTTACTGTAAAGTAACTTTTTCCGAAGAAGAGGATTTCAATAATAGTTCGAATATAATAACGGAATCGTCGCAAATTCGGCAGCGCGTTGTGAATGATCTATCTGAAGATTTGGGGCGTTTATACAAAGATGGACATCTTACTGACGTTACGTTATCAGTGAACGGAAAACATTTCCAGGCTCACAAGAATATTTTATCGGCGCGCAGTTCAGTATTTTCAGCCATGTTCAAACACGATACaatagaaaatcaaaacaatcaaGTTGATATCGTAGATATAGACGAAGAAATAATGGAAGAAATGCTTTATTACATGTATACCGGAAATGTTCATAATTTAGATGGTATGGCTGAAAGATTACTGAAGGCAGCTgataaatatgaaataaaagGCTTGAAAGCTGTATGCGAAGATACGTTATTGCAGAATTTGGCTGTTGAAAACGCAGTTGATTACTTGGTGttggcagattttcaaaatgctcatGATTTGAAATTAAACGTAATCAGTTTTATAGTCGAGAAATCAACCGAAGTTATGCGTACAAAAGCATGGGACAATTTGGTCCCGTCGAACCCATATTTGATCGACGAAGTTTGCAAAGCTTTATCGCTTCAACGTCGATTATCGTTATAG
- the LOC135836838 gene encoding peroxisome assembly protein 10-B-like translates to MSVFVAAGPAEILRAVQKDRILLDLVEKQVAELVLKIGGTAVWLRYRQIVQVCSRFLYYSFTTLSGFQTLGEEYTNIVEVDVTLKRIPTFLQRLLVAIAESAGFTFLETILNKLHRKVSENCHMQDDFKRKMLTCIDVTKSMLPFLIHFHHAIFYWNGTYYDMVKRIIGIRYIRSKPWLSKDSKLYGFKILSAITLLHLSISGTHFVHNWITKHSVNETPTYTVSSKSSSNCPLCLESRTNTSCTPCGHLYCWYCILNWLQTNNQCPICRDIIEPNRIVPLLNYY, encoded by the exons ATGTCAGTGTTTGTTGCAGCTGGTCCTGCAGAAATCTTACGAGCAGTTCAAAAAGACAGAATACTTTTAGACTTAGTTGAAAAGCAAGTCGCAGAATTAGTCCTTAAAATTGGTG GTACTGCCGTTTGGCTCCGATACAGACAAATCGTTCAAGTATGTTCCAGATTTCTATACTACTCGTTCACTACGTTATCTGGTTTTCAGACGTTGGGAGAAGAATATACGAATATCGTGGAAGTGGATGTTACATTGAAACGCATCCCTACGTTTTTG CAAAGATTATTGGTAGCTATTGCTGAATCAGCTGGGTTTACATTTCTCGAAACTATTTTGAATAAGTTGCATCGTAAAGTGAGCGAAAATTGTCATATGCAAGATGATTTCAAGCGCAAGATGCTTACATGTATTGATGTAACCAAATCCATGTTaccatttttaattcatttccaTCATGCCATTTTCTATTGGAACGGAACTTATTACGATATGGTTAAAAGAATCATCGGAATACGATAC ATTCGCTCCAAACCGTGGCTGTCCAAAGACAGTAAGTTATACGGATTCAAAATATTATCGGCGATTACATTGTTACACTTATCAATATCGGGAACGCATTTCGTTCATAATTGGATCACAAAACATTCCGTAAATGAAACACCTACTTATACAGTTTCAAGTAAAAGCTCATCTAATTGTCCCTTGTGTTTGGAATCTCGAACGAATACAAGTTGTACTCCATGCGGTCATCTGTATTGTTGGTATTGTATTTTAAACTGGTTACAAACCAATAACCAATGTCCTATTTGTCGAGATATCATCGAACCGAATAGAATTGTAccattattaaattattattag
- the LOC135836835 gene encoding ribonucleoside-diphosphate reductase large subunit-like: protein MSEMQKQKSPMKSLGKQFVLKRGGRKEDIHFDKITSRIETLCYGLNLEFVDPVEITKKVISGLFPGVTTVELDNLAAEIAASMTTVHPDYAILAARIAVSNLHKETKEKFTDVVNDLYNMVAEKTGIRTPMISDKHYDIIMKHGDKLNSAIKYDRDYNYSYFGFKTLEKSYLLKIKDRVVERPQHMLMRVSVGIHGEDIDSAIETYNLMSLKYFTHASPTLFNAGTPRAQLSSCFLVAMEDDSIEGIFHTLTNCALISKSAGGVGLHIHCIRATNSYIAGTNGVSNGLVPMLRVYNNTARYVDQGGNKRPGAFAIYLEPWHADIFDFLELRKNSGKEESRARDLFYALWIPDEFMRRVENNEKWSLMCPSECPGLFDCWGEKFDKLYRKYEDEKRFSRQVDARTLWFAILDSQIETGTPYMLYKDACNRKSNQQNLGTIKSSNLCTEIVEYSAPDEVAVCNLASIAVNMFLKPDLTYDFEQLKEITKTVTKNLNKVIEVTYYPLPQAEKSNLRHRPIGIGIQGLADLFIQMRLPFESEKSQLLNVQIFETIYYGALEASCELAQKFGPYETYKGSPVSKGILQYDMWNVKPTSLWNWSVLKENIAKFGVRNSLLLAPMPTASTAQILGNNESFEPYTSNMYLRRVLSGEFQVVNHHLLKDLVDQGLWDEDMKNELLMRSGSIQDIERIPQDLKDLYKTVWEIKQKTILKMAADRGAFIDQSQSLNIHIADPTYATLSSMHFYGWKLGLKTGMYYLRTKPAADAIKFTVDKKKATKSSQTSTVQDKGNGQVDEDELSDEFANKMICSLKNKEDCLSCGS from the exons ATGAGTGAAATGCAGAAGCAGAAATCTCCGATGAAATCGTTGGGAAAACAGTTCGTGCTGAAAAGAG GAGGCCGAAAAGAAGACATACATTTCGACAAGATAACATCCCGCATCGAAACGTTATGCTATGGCTTGAATTTGGAATTCGTAGATCCG gttgaaattaccaaaaaagtaatCAGTGGATTATTTCCTGGAGTTACTACAGTTGAACTGGATAATTTAGCCGCTGAAATCGCTGCATCTATGACCACAGTCCATCCTGATTATGCGATATTGGCTGCTCGAATTGCTGTCTCTAATTTACATAAAGAAACGAAGGAAAAATTCACCg ATGTTGTTAATGATCTGTATAACATGGTTGCTGAGAAAACCGGTATTAGAACTCCGATGATATCAGATAAGCATTACGATATCATTATGAAACACGGTGATAAACTCAATTCGGCTATTAAATACGATCGTGATTACAACTACAGCTATTTTGGATTTAAA ACCTTGGAGAAATcctatttattaaaaatcaaagatCGTGTTGTCGAACGACCGCAACACATGTTGATGAGAGTCTCTGTCGGTATTCATGGCGAAGATATCGACTCAGCGATTGAAACTTATAATTTGATGTCTTTAAAATATTTCACGCATGCTTCCCCTACTTTATTTAATGCGGGAACTCCTCGAGCTCAActatctag TTGTTTCCTCGTCGCCATGGAAGACGACAGTATCGAAGGTATATTTCACACGTTGACGAATTGTGCTCTAATATCTAAATCAGCAGGTGGAGTTGGATTACACATACATTGTATTAGAGCTACCAATAGCTACATCGCTGGGACAAACGGTGTGTCTAATGGTCTCGTACCTATGTTACGTGTGTACAATAACACCGCCAGATACGTCGATCAAGGAGGAAACAAAAGACCCGGTGCTTTTGCCATCTACTTGGAACCTTGGCATGCGgatattttcgatttcttagaattgagaaaaaattctggTAAAGAAGAGTCTCGTGCTAGGGATTTATTTTACGCGTTATGGATTCCCGATGAGTTTATGCGAAGGGTTGAAAATAACGAGAAATGGAGTCTTATGTGCCCTAGCGAATGTCCTGGATTGTTCGATTGTTGGGGTGAGAAATTCGATAAGCTGTATCGAAA GTATGAAGATGAGAAACGCTTCTCTCGTCAAGTTGATGCCAGAACCTTGTGGTTTGCTATACTAGATTCTCAAATAGAAACAGGAACGCCTTACATGTTGTATAAAGACGCCTGTAATCGTAAATCAAATCAACAGAATCTTGGGACGATCAAAAGTAGCAATTTATGTACCGAAATTGTAGAATATTCCGCACCCGACGAA GTAGCGGTTTGTAATTTAGCTTCGATAGCTGTCAACATGTTTCTCAAACCAGACTTGACTTACGATTTCGAACAACTAAAAGAAATCACGAAAACCGTCACCAAGAATCTAAATAAAGTCATCGAAGTTACCTATTATCCATTACCTCAA GCTGAAAAATCGAATCTCAGACATAGACCGATTGGAATAGGTATTCAAGGATTAGCCGACCTATTTATTCAGATGAGACTTCCTTTCGAAAGCGAAAAATCTCAGTTACTCAAtgtacagatttttgaaaccatttacTATGGTGCTTTAGAAGCCAGTTGCGAACTTGCCCAAAAATTCGGACCTTATGAAACCTACAAAGGATCACCAGTCAGCAAAGGG ATTTTACAATACGATATGTGGAACGTGAAACCAACGTCGTTGTGGAACTGGTCCGTATTAAAAGAAAACATTGCCAAGTTCGGTGTACGAAATTCGCTCTTATTGGCTCCAATGCCGACGGCATCTACTGCTCAGATTTTAGGAaataatgaaagttttgaacCCTATACTTCGAATATGTACCTTCGACGTGTACTAAGCGGCGAATTCcag GTTGTGAATCATCACTTATTGAAAGACTTAGTTGATCAAGGATTATGGGATGAAGATATGAAGAACGAATTACTAATGAGGAGCGGATCAATTCAG GATATCGAAAGAATACCTCAAGACTTGAAAGATCTCTACAAAACAGTATGGGAAATCAAACAGAAGACTATTCTGAAAATGGCTGCCGATAGAGGAGCGTTTATCGATCAATCTCAAAGTCTAAATATCCATATAGCTGATCCAACTTACGCGACTCTTTCATCGATGCATTTCTATGGAtggaaattg GGTCTGAAAACCGGCATGTATTATTTGAGAACGAAACCAGCCGCCGATGCTATAAAATTCACGGTTGATAAGAAGAAAGCTACTAAATCATCTCAAACTAGTACAGTTCAAGATAAAGGAAATGGCCAAGTCGATGAAGATGAATTAAGCGATGAATTCGCCAATAAAATGATATGCTCGTTGAAGAATAAAGAAGATTGCTTATCCTGCGGatcttga
- the LOC135836837 gene encoding GDP-D-glucose phosphorylase 1: MYLIVLIDRLRCDFYVYLLINTCCIVTALNMETVITYDEADYIFSVPCKNTFSKFDDIIRSQWNEKLNQNLFRYKLNITKEKFIKNKFYLQLNTDRGVNRRKPSDISSINQPFDPSTFNFNKINPDEKLCSLMHKNRPNDHGKHAVLINVSPLEFGHILLVPNLKDNLPQVLTEEAIKLAVEVILLSKTSFFRFGFNSLGGFATVNHLHLHGYYLEQCMFLEISPVEEVCNPCYQISNFPSKGFAFQIKCTEEIDPIVKNVYRLVKFLQTRNIPHNLYITRGIPFDKTLSNSLLDVLNDELPDYHDSRTRTCLRIFVWPRKPSYGCKDTTDLNVATCELFGHLVIKNESQYESLNEVDINNILEDLTSEEFNAVVNHVSQILTM; this comes from the exons ATGTATCTCATTGTATTGATTGATCGGTTACGTTGTGATTTTTACGTGTATCTGCTAATTAACACATGTTGCATAGTAACTGCATTGAACATG GAAACAGTAATCACTTACGACGAGGCAGATTACATATTCAGCGTTCCATGTaagaatacattttcaaaattcgatgatATCATTCGTTCCCAGTGGAATGAGAAATTGAACCAAAACTTGTTTCGATACAAATTGAATATTACCAAGGAGAAGtttataaaaaacaaattttacttACAA TTGAACACAGACAGAGGAGTCAATCGCAGAAAACCTTCTGATATTTCAAGTATCAATCAGCCTTTCGATCCTTcgactttcaattttaataaaatcaacCCAGATGAGAAGTTATGCAGTTTGATGCATAAGAATAGACCAAACG ATCACGGTAAACACGCAGTTTTGATCAATGTAAGTCCTTTGGAATTTGGCCATATTTTATTAGTACCCAACTTGAAGGATAATTTACCACAAGTACTTACCGAAGAAGCTATAAAGTTGGCCGTTGAAGTAATTTTGTTGAGTAAAACATC ATTTTTCAGATTTGGCTTCAATAGCTTAGGAGGGTTTGCTACCGTGAATCATTTACATCTTCATGGATATTATTTGGAGCAGTGtatgtttcttgaaatttcc CCGGTTGAAGAAGTATGTAATCCTTGCTACCAAATATCGAATTTTCCCAGCAAAGGATTTGCGTTTCAAATTAAATGTACCGAAGAAATCGATCCGATAGTGAA AAATGTTTACCGTTTAGTGAAGTTTCTACAAACGAGGAACATCCCTCATAATTTGTATATTACTCGAGGAATACCGTTCGATAAAACGTTGTCAAACAGTCTGTTGGATGTATTGAATGATGAGTTACCAGATTATCATGATAGTAGAACTAGAAcctgtttgagaatttttgtttgGCCTCGAAAGCCCAGTTATG gTTGCAAAGACACCACAGATTTGAACGTTGCTACATGCGAATTATTTGGACATTTAGTGATCAAAA ACGAATCTCAATACGAGTCTCTGAACGAGGTAGATATTAATAATATATTAGAAGATCTTACTAGCGAAGAATTTAATGCTGTCGTGAATCATGTTTCACAGATACTTACCATGTAA
- the LOC135836831 gene encoding protein roadkill-like: MSVSNMRKNDHHNIPVLGPNGTIVENWSSISPKIAKVNYVWIINYYSFYHKNGEQLRSPIFTATANNRCMWFLQLCFGNDEFIGIDIILDRASECNKVFAKFTVSILDNERKQLVTKYSQTCEFDGIRGDYWGFKKFVCKSHLSDLDKFAPDDKLTIYCEITFSELEDLVENSDQIDSAWFQPKVPVNDLSEDLKRFYTSQHLTDVVISVKGKCFPAHKVILAARSSVFSAMFTHDTKENQSNRVDITDIDENIVEEMLYYMYTGNIHDLDNSAEG; encoded by the coding sequence ATGTCAGTGTCAAATATGAGAAAGAACGATCATCATAATATTCCAGTATTGGGTCCAAATGGAACTATTGTAGAAAATTGGTCCAGTATTTCACCCAAGATCGCCAAAGTAAATTATGTTTGGATAATCAACTATTACAGTTTCTACCACAAAAATGGAGAACAGCTTCGCTCTCCGATATTTACTGCGACTGCCAACAATCGATGCATGTGGTTTCTACAGTTGTGCTTCGGCAATGACGAATTCATTGGAATTGATATTATTCTGGATCGTGCCAGCGAATGCAACAAGGTATTCGCGAAATTCACCGTATCTATTTTGGATAACGAACGAAAGCAACTAGTTACAAAATACAGTCAGACTTGCGAATTCGATGGAATCAGAGGAGATTATTGGGGATTCAAGAAGTTCGTGTGCAAAAGTCATCTCTCCGATCTCGATAAATTCGCACCAGACGACAAATTGACGATTTATTGCGAAATTACTTTTTCTGAACTTGAAGATCTGGTCGAAAATTCAGATCAAATCGACTCCGCTTGGTTCCAGCCAAAAGTTCCAGTAAATGATCTTTCCGAAGACTTGAAACGATTTTACACGAGTCAGCATCTTACGGACGTTGTAATATCAGTGAAAGGAAAATGCTTCCCAGCTCACAAAGTCATCTTGGCGGCGCGTAGTTCTGTGTTTTCAGCCATGTTCACCCACGATACGAAAGAAAACCAAAGCAATCGCGTTGACATTACAGATATCGATGAAAACATAGTAGAAGAAATGTTGTATTACATGTACACCGGAAACATTCATGATTTAGATAATTCGGCTGAAGGATGA